A window of Nicotiana tabacum cultivar K326 chromosome 24, ASM71507v2, whole genome shotgun sequence contains these coding sequences:
- the LOC107789291 gene encoding uncharacterized protein LOC107789291 translates to MAVVVGNIALLLDGTHVTTPRAAVVLPDRKTRDVLLNFFVKKDPYQNQSMYTCSGFENEKDRVNPKVGFRGKVNSKVGAVDYENLSDDENGNGFEDEGESGEEFDWEKEMRRRVKEIEEMKELEKKAEELQNRVDEEFGEEGESSEETEEEKRERVRRELEKVAKEQSERRKTAQLMFDLGQKAYGKGMYGRAIEFLEGALTIIPRPTLFGGEIQIWLAMAYEANNRHADCIDLYKQLERKHPSISIRRQAAELRYILQAPKLKISQEEMVTIPLIGSSYDSYAGTWTDKNKEKDERQSRSTTNQLPSSRDWLGDFMVWKPAVGMENSQSFWAILTIWIALVGAALFLQK, encoded by the exons ATGGCGGTAGTGGTCGGAAACATAGCACTATTACTCGACGGAACTCACGTGACCACCCCACGTGCTGCTGTCGTGTTACCAGATCGCAAAACAAGAGACGTTCTTTTGAACTTTTTTGTAAAGAAAGACCCGTATCAGAATCAAAGCATGTACACTTGTAGTGGGTTTGAAAATGAGAAAGATAGAGTAAATCCGAAAGTGGGTTTTAGAGGAAAAGTGAATTCGAAAGTGGGTGCTGTGGATTACGAGAATTTAAGTGATGATGAGAATGGAAATGGGTTTGAGGATGAAGGAGAAAGTGGAGAAGAGTTTGATTGGGAGAAAGAGATGAGGAGGAGAGTGAAGGAGATAGAAGAGATGAAGGAGTTGGAGAAGAAAGCCGAGGAGTTGCAGAATCGGGTTGATGAGGAGTTTGGTGAGGAAGGTGAAAGTAGCGAAGAGACTGAGGAAGAGAAGCGTGAGAGAGTTCGAAGAGAGCTCGAAAAG GTGGCAAAAGAGCAATCAGAACGCAGAAAAACTGCTCAATTAATGTTTGATTTGGGCCAGAAGGCTTATGGGAAGGGCATGTATGGACGTGCAATAGAGTTCCTCGAGGGTGCTCTTACTATCATTCCTAGACCAACCTTGTTCGGTGGAGAG ATACAAATATGGCTTGCTATGGCTTATGAAGCTAATAACCGCCATGCTGACTGCATTGATTTGTATAAGCAATTAGAAAGGAAACATCCCAGTATCAGCATCCGACGTCAAGCTGCAGAGCTTCGCTATATATTGCAAGCACCTAAGCTGAAGATATCTCAAGAAGAAATGGTTACCATACCACTAATTGGTTCTAGCTATGATAG TTATGCTGGAACATGGACTGACAAAAACAAGGAGAAAGATGAAAGACAAAGTCGATCAACAACAAATCAGCTTCCATCAAGCAGGGACTGGTTGGGGGACTTTATGGTGTGGAAACCAGCAGTTGGTATGGAGAATAGCCAATCATTCTGGGCAATTTTAACAATATGGATAGCTTTGGTTGGAGCTGCACTCTTTTTGCAAAAGTGA
- the LOC107789290 gene encoding protein DETOXIFICATION 29 has product METMAKDTEVPLLTPIGNYNEDDHELHSPILKPSNWSFTHSSFKADEDDIQQIRGVKDLIREFSVESKKLWYLAAPAIFTSVCQYSIGAVTQVFAGHVGTIQLAAVSIENSVIAGFAFGVMLGMGSALETLCGQAFGAKQLEMLGTYMQRSWVILTTTALVLIFPYIFATPLLKFIGQTADISKWAGMFAVWMIPQLFAYALNFPIQKFLQAQSKIMVMAAIAAIGLIGHTLLSWLLMIKLGWGLVGGAVVLNGSWWFIVVAQLVYIFSGTCGQAWSGFSLKAFQNLWDFVKLSFASAVMLCLEMWYFMALILVAGYLKNAEVAVDAISICMNIEGWTFMVALGFNAAISVRVSNELGAGHPRTAKFSVIIASITSLLAGVFLSLVLLFSRSWYPPLFSNNEEVQQVVYELTPMLAVTIIVSSLQPTLSGVAIGAGWQAYVAYVNIACYYLFGIPIGLILGFLLDIGVKGIWYGMLAGMTLQTGVLIMMVLRTNWNKEASLARDRIKRWGGDSEAKENGENLVS; this is encoded by the exons ATGGAAACGATGGCCAAGGATACAGAGGTACCACTTCTGACACCAATAGGAAATTACAACGAAGATGATCATGAGTTGCACAGCCCAATACTGAAGCCATCAAATTGGTCTTTTACTCATTCTTCATTCAAAGCTGACGAAGATGATATCCAACAAATCCGTGGAGTGAAAGATTTAATCCGAGAGTTTTCAGTAGAGTCCAAGAAACTATGGTACCTTGCTGCTCCAGCCATTTTCACTTCTGTTTGCCAATACTCCATCGGTGCCGTAACTCAAGTGTTTGCTGGTCATGTTGGTACCATTCAACTAGCGGCCGTCTCCATTGAAAACTCTGTCATTGCTGGTTTTGCTTTTGGTGTCATG TTGGGCATGGGAAGTGCATTGGAGACACTATGTGGACAAGCATTTGGAGCAAAACAACTTGAAATGCTAGGAACTTATATGCAACGATCTTGGGTAATCCTCACTACCACAGCCCTGGTTCTAATATTTCCTTACATTTTCGCCACCCCACTTCTCAAATTCATCGGTCAAACGGCAGATATATCGAAATGGGCAG GTATGTTTGCTGTGTGGATGATTCCACAGTTGTTCGCCTATGCACTGAACTTTCCGATACAAAAATTCTTGCAAGCTCAAAGCAAGATCATGGTGATGGCGGCCATAGCGGCGATTGGTCTAATCGGACACACATTGCTCAGTTGGCTGTTGATGATCAAGTTAGGGTGGGGACTGGTGGGTGGTGCGGTGGTGCTGAATGGTTCGTGGTGGTTCATAGTGGTGGCTCAGCTGGTGTATATTTTCAGTGGGACTTGTGGACAAGCTTGGTCTGGATTTTCTTTAAAGGCTTTTCAAAATCTTTGGGATTTTGTTAAACTATCTTTTGCATCGGCTGTCATGCTCTG CTTAGAGATGTGGTACTTTATGGCACTAATTCTCGTTGCTGGATACCTCAAGAATGCTGAAGTAGCTGTGGATGCAATTTCTATTTG CATGAATATAGAAGGCTGGACGTTCATGGTGGCACTTGGGTTCAATGCCGCAATAag CGTGAGAGTATCGAATGAACTAGGAGCAGGGCATCCAAGAACTGCAAAATTTTCAGTAATAATAGCCTCCATCACTTCTCTTTTAGCCGGCGTCTTCCTCTCATTGGTTCTACTTTTTTCTCGGAGTTGGTATCCTCCATTGTTTTCAAATAATGAGGAAGTCCAGCAGGTTGTATATGAGCTCACACCTATGTTAGCAGTCACCATTATTGTTAGCAGTCTTCAACCTACTCTTTCTG GGGTGGCCATTGGAGCAGGGTGGCAAGCATATGTTGCATATGTAAACATAGCTTGCTACTATTTGTTTGGTATTCCCATAGGTCTTATACTTGGCTTCCTCCTTGACATTGGTGTTAAG GGAATCTGGTATGGGATGCTAGCAGGTATGACTCTTCAAACTGGTGTCTTGATCATGATGGTCCTTCGAACTAATTGGAACAAGGAG GCTTCCCTTGCCAGAGACAGGATAAAACGATGGGGAGGAGACTCGGAGGCGAAAGAAAATGGTGAAAACCTTGTTAGCTGA